In the Drosophila willistoni isolate 14030-0811.24 chromosome 3R, UCI_dwil_1.1, whole genome shotgun sequence genome, TTCGGTCGCCCAATAACCCAAAGAAAAATGTCCCAAACATGGAACCCACAAAGAAGAGACTCTGTCCCACTCTTCCCTTGAGAGCTTCGTCACACACCCAATTGAACTACAAATAGAGATATAGAGAGTCTAAGAGTGATAATCCACATTAATTGGAAAACTCACCTCGGCATTAATGCTAACGAAATCGAAATCGTAGTCATATATCCAGCGATCACATTTCTTATCACTTATTGTCACATTGCCGCTAACTAGATCGATGGCATCGAGCCGTGTACACGAAGGACTCTCGAATTGCGAGTACATGGCTTTGATTTCCTCAAATGTACTATTCTCCAGCTCTTCGTGATAGCACCAGTGATCGGGTATGAAACCAATCACATTCTGGGCGAAGATATGCCTCGAAAAGATAAACACTATGTAGCCGTAGAGTGCCAATAGCATATATTGGTAGCGATGACTGTTTCCACACTTGGACAATATCTCTTCGAAATCCACATCCATTGCCATGGCATCTGCTCATCGTCACTGCCAGCCGCACAATGTTGACTATTTGTTCTCCTCTATAGTCCGGAGTGTTGTTTTGGTAGCTTCTAGCGAAATAAATTTCACATCTAATCTTTATATTCTTCGTCTCATATGTATGTTGAGAATAATAAAGATAGTCAGGTTGGAAAGTTcttctatttatttatgatttttattacTTATAATATAGGAATCAAATATTATTTAGCAAAAATCGGAATCCGTGTAGTCAAAAATCTAGATGCagttaattattaattaagaCCCATGCGATGATTACAAGTGAATAATGTATGTGCACTGCGCACAAGGACTGATTTAGATGGGTCGCCTAGTCGGTCCATTCCCCCACTGAAATAACTGACAATTTGTAAAGCCTATTCTTAATTATGTATCATGTATCGAtgcagattttttttttcaatttgaccGTCCATAACTGCTCGTATTCGTATTAGAACCATGTTTGTTTGTGTTGAATACTTTTTGGATAAACCATTCTGGAAACACGTATTTTGCATCTCTATGGATTTTCTTAGAAATGTTAGGctttaaatgttaaaataaaaagaaatttcttCGAAAACATATGTCTAGACGAAACAATAAACTTAAGTGACTAAAAAGAATCTCTGAGTCCACGAAGGATTTTGCCAAACATAGTACGTTTAAAGCCAAGTTATCTAATCTAGTTATCTAATTTAATGGCAAAATCCGTAATCAAATAACAAACCCTAAATACTTAGCACGCATTTGTACGGAAATAAATTGCACAATTCATTGTTTTTTCGTTCTCCTGTTTCTCGGGACTCTCAACAACTTTATCTACTTTTTTGGTACTCCCCAAAAAGTCAAGttttaatcatttttaatCACTCGTAAAACACTTGGTTTTGCATATAAAACATTGTTACAATTTCATCAAGGTCTTTTGATAATTCGTTTCGAAGTTATTTAATGGGATTAATTATTGCAAAGCACTTGAAAAGAGTCtacataatttatatttatgtttttacaCAATTGATTTGTGCAAATATCTGCCCTAAAATTTACATCAATTTAAGTTGAtaaaaagtattaaatttCTCAGTTAtcagatacatatgtacgtatgtgtatacatacatagtccTGCCTCTGCTAGTGACAGATTTCCCCACAGAAATGTGGTTTTTAGTCAAGGTATCTAATCAACACGCGCTTCAACATAAacttaaattaactttttgataaaaatcCATATACAAACAATGAACCAAAAATTCTGTGTTTATATCAAATCTGAACCACAATCAGAATCTTATGTTATAGAGGGTATTGGGCACACTTtttgaaattgcttttgttATTATTCGGGCATTAATTTCTCTTGTGTTTCGACATTTTCATCGACTTTGTCAGCCTTtttgctcctcctcctcctcaaGAAGTCAAACATTTTCTCTCCTGCGCCAAACTGCTCCCCATCAGCCAGGGATATGGGTAGCTTTTTGTTCGACGTCTCAGGTAAACGCAAACCGAGCCATGTGCAGACAATGAAGAGCACGAAAAGTATAATTGCCGGTCCAGCCTGAATGTAAGTATCCAAATATTGTATGTACGGCGAAAGGAAGGAGGCTGCTGCTCCAGCAATGGTAGCTACGGCCAATACTTGTGATCTGACACAGGTAGGTATCAGTTCGGTGGAGAATTGCATGGTGGCTCCGGTGGCCACGGAAATACCAAACCGAGAGGTCAGCAGCAAACACACCAACAATATGATATTGGGTTGCTTCCAAATGCTAAGAACTGTTCCATAGACAACTGCGAATATTTTAAGGACTACCATGGAACTCACAAGGGTGAATTTGCGTCCGAATCGTTTTTGAAGTTGAGCCTGCACTAGGCCTGACGGTGGCAGAGTTAAAGCATTCAGCGTGAACATGATGAAAGGTGAAATCCCGACGCCCTCCACATTACGAGCTATCGTGTTGTAACAAAGTGTTACGATCATACTGCATGGACCACGAAAGAGGAGTAAATTAATTACACATTTTCTTGCATCATAAAGAATTCACAGACTTACTAAATAATAATGACTTCAATTGCTGTTTTCCGTAAACGAGGTGTCTTAAGTGCATCGAATAAGCCTGCCTGTTTATGTACAACCTCTTTGGATTCAGTATCCCCCGAAGTTAGTGAGCAATGTTTTCGAAAATTATCAAAATCCTCTTCACTGACTTGTCGCCTATTGAATTCGGCCACTCTTTGCAATCTCACGATTGCTCCATCGATGTCATTCCGAGTAATTAGCCATTGGGCACTCTCCTGGATCAGGACATACAAAATTGTCACCAGCAGAGAGGGAAAAGCCGTCCACATCATATAGCTCCGCCAGTCACCCACAAACCTTGCCTGCCAAGATGCACTTATCATTCCCAGACAGTAGAATATACCTAAGACTGTGTTGAGGCCCGTATCTCGTAGCAATGGGGAGATGTATTCGAGAACTAAAGGAAGAAAAGTTAAATCTATTCTAATGCGCTACACAAGGTTCTGAAACTGTTTTCAATTCTTCGAAGTATTTTCCAAGTTAGAGACAATGTAGAAAATTTTGATTAACAATTACCTACCCAGTAAAAACATAAGATATAAATTTGCTTCAGAAGCTAATCCAGAAACAAAGCGACTTGCTGAGTATGTAGTCAGATCCTGGGCAAATATTGTGGCGAAATCACCCAAGAAACCACACCAATTGGCCAATATTAATGTTTTAATGCGTCCAATTCGGTCGCCCAATAACCCGAAGAAAAATGTCCCAAACATGGAACCCACAAAGAAGAGACTCTGTCCCACTCTTCCCTTGAGAGCTGCGTCACAGACCCAATTAAACTACATATGAAAAGATAGAGAGTGTAGTAGAGACAATCAATATTATTTGGAATCTCACCTCGGCATTGATGCTGACGAAATCAAAATCGTAGTCATAGATCCAGCGATCACATTTCTTATCACTTATTGTCACATTGCCGCTAACTAGATCGATGGCATCGAGGCGTGTACACGAAGGATTCTCAAATTGCGAGTATATGGCTTTGATTTCATCAAATGTACGATTCTCCAGATGCTCATGATAACACCAATGATCGGGAATAAAGCCGATCATACTCTGCGAGTAATAATGCCTAGAAGTGACAAATGTTATGTAGCCGTAGAGTGCTAGCAGCAAGTATTGGTCGCGATGATTGTCCCCACATTTGGCCAATATCTCATCAAAGTCCATGGCGTCTACTCTTTTCCACTCCCGAACACACAATGCCAACTACAATTGCTCGTAAACACTAAAGAGCGCAGAATTTTGGCAAAATCAACACCAGAGACTGTTGCAAATCTAATCTTTATTATTTCAAAAGTCTCTTATTATTtctatgtgtgtttgtgacattaaaaattcataatttCACGCGTCGGAAGAATAACGCCATAAGTGATAATTTCCAGTTATTTGATTTGTTCCCTACTTTTTAAAACGGTGGAAAATTtgaaaccagagggccggggctaactttgaccgcgtcaaaatttttatacccttgcaagttttttgtgtaaaaagGTCTAATGTCTGCGAAAGAacaacggcttaggaaataacgaagttattgatcaaagtcactgttcaccaccgattgttcctataggagctatatgatatagtcgcccgatcttaatcaaatttggcacagtcattaataggtatgctaaactgagaaatatacaGTTTTATAACAATTGCTTCGAAAGTAACGGagttattgaccaaagtcactgttttcgaccgatcggtCCTATGtggctatatgatatagtcacccgatcttgatcaaattcaaCACAATCGTTTGCTATcgtaatattaaatatttaatttcacgacaatagctcagaaaataacgaagttattgagaaaagtcactgttcgtgactttgccgtttgtacgGAAGaaatagtggtccgatccggcggAATCCGAGACATACAACCCCTgtagtatatacaagcctacatgcaaaatttcagctcttgAGCTCTCACGGTCTAGGAGGATAAcgcgtcgatccagacggacggacggacatagctatttgaactcgactcgtcgtgctgatcaagaatatatatactttatgtggtcggagatgcttccttctatgcgttgcacacaaaattaatataccctttttgcaagggtataataagtaAACTCCAATGATAAATAACGGCTATTTTATAACATAAACAAAGGAAAACATATCTCACATATAATTAACCATCTGGAACACCAAGGAAAATATCTTTTCATCAAATTTGTATATCTGGTTTATAGCCAAGCTATCTAATCAACACACGCATTCATTGTAAACTCAAATTAACTTTaatgataaaataaaaaaccaaaaatactGTGTTTGCAtctaaaaacatttgaaatattgaatattaaatTCACGTAAATTCGGTGGATATGTGGcacacgaaaaaaaacaagtcTGTTCCTTATGATAAGTAGTTACTTCAAGCCTTCTTAACTTACCGCCATAGTTTTTTGAGGCAAATTATAGTTGAGTTAACTTTAAATTACAAACATCATTGTTGTTTCATTGTTGAGTTTCTATTGTTGTTCTATTGTGTTTCTATTATTCCGATCGCACTATAACCAACTAAAATCTAATTATTGGCAGTGATGAACAcaacaaaattcaattatgATTGAACTCGAGACCATAATTACATTTATTCTGAATCTAACGCcgatttaaatttgaatttcagaCGATTctgctttttataccatacacccatagggtgaaatggtatattaaagtctttaaaatgtatgtaacaggcagaatgaagcttttccgaccccataaagtatatatattcttcatAAGCATCAACAGCCGTGACGATCTAGcaatgtccgtccgtccgtatgaacacatagatctcggagactataagtgctagagtcaccaaatttggtatgtagtttcgtgtagtatgtacagttatcgagtttgtttcaaatttttgccacgccctctACActgcatatatatttgtttagtaaatgcgcacattttgtatgtgtaaagattttgccacgccccttttcgCCGTCGTAATTTGACAAAACTCGATTATCTACCGTAATTTTCTACCTTAGGGTGCAATCAAACTTAGcgcacttaaatttgatactaatatccagcaaaatatcaaatttgatcaaaaatgGACTAAAAATAGGCAAGTTATttatataaacgtttttccatatgGCCGGAGTTgaccgttggctggtgggggcgctagggtgctcgtatgcttgagtgatatatgatatgcttgtaaaaagcatgtgaacagatttttttaaaaatacgaaaatgcatttgttattatatatttaaaatatttgttttgctGGTGTATGgtacttatgtatatgtaagtcggcgagacgacttacttacttcatttttatatctttgcagagggtattataaaattggtcaaatgtttgtaacgcacagaaggagacgtttccgaccccataaagtatatatattcttgatcatcatgagaagctgagtcgatatagccatgtccgtctgttcgtccgtgcgtatgcgttttactcagccatcttaaaattttctttttgtgcttattattatctggagcagatcaagtatggaaattatcaggatcggaccactatatcaaaTAGCTCTAGaggaaattttatatttattatatttatttattttcataaaaattggagtatccccatgaaatacTAATACTAAGATACTAATGTGAtggtattggatataaaacatcagatcccaaaaatttcaatccgatcggataaatagatcacaagttacagtcaatatgtGTACATACTTCGGTTcaagcgctgccggcagcgctgaaCGGCATaaccgaagttagcttcttcaCACTCACTATCTAAAATTGTCTAAGTTGTTTGTTTTGGCTTAAATTCTccctttgttttgtttttttttcgacaGTTGGCGAAAATTTGCACATCCATTAGGCATTAAAAATTGCATGCAGTCAAGTTTTAACTGCAGTCTATTAAactaaaatggaaatggaaaaacagaaaagctAGATAAAGCAGCTGCTGCCATGATGAGAGTAAAAGTCCTAAGGGTGCGACTAACAGTGCTAAGGGTGCGAGTAACAGTGCTAAGGGTGCGAGTAACAGTCCTAATGGTGAAAGAAAATTTGCTCTTACGGCGAGAGGGCATGAAATTGCGGCGAGAGGGCCAATTTTTTATGGCTCGGGCGAAaacatatgtttatatattattatttatttatttacattagaCTAGTAGATTAATGTTGGAAAATGACCCACCTGTTGTGGACACGGTAATTTCTAAAAAATCTCCgcttttaaatagttttttcattgttattattttggtTGTTCTGGTATCCCTGACCTATTTGGTTGCTCCTTATAAACCATAGAGTAAATATTCGGCCAAGGTGCACATTCAGCCATTTGCACAAAGGGGCAGACACAATTGGTGTTCCACGACACTCCCGACATGGAGAAGTAAGTTGAAATGGTGGCCCAACAACTGACCctatttaaatttgtaatcCTCTTCCAGATGTCATTTATACTTCGGTTCAAGTGCAGTGTCCCACTCAACGTATACAACGCTTGAATTGTCTGTGCTCAATCACGTCCAATTGTATATGATAATTAAGTTACTGCGAATGAGACTGAAGTGGACCAAAACCCACAGTTTAATGAGGTCAAACGGTCCCTAATAATATGAGGCCAGATCAAGTCACTGCAAAAAAGAATGCATATCTTATGACACATAAAAACATTCTATTGCACACATGTAGAAGAATGAACTAATCTTGTGAAGGACTTGCACACAGGTAGAAATTGTAATATATTCAGAGTAAAAAATTGCTACGGATTCTGCCACTGCCGCTGAAAATAATACAGGAAATCGAAATCGGCCAAAGAAAAATTCGAGGCCTTCATTTCTTCGGATAAGGAACGAGAACAGGGTCATTACCAAGAATATAACTCTGTtgccataaattttaaaatttaatttcaaggACTGTAAAGGACAACTGATGTAGAACCTTCAGcattacatatacataaatcgCATTAGTGCCTCCTTGAAGgatttttaaactaaataatGAATCAAAAGAATTGTGCCAAAAtgtattataatatatataatataattataaaataaaggCCCTAATGACTTCAAGTCGATATTCATACGGGATTCCTTATGATATCAGTTAAAAGAAGTTATAAATTCCATTAATGGTACGATAAGTGAACGGAATGAGTCCAAATACTACACATCCATTGATCATTtaagtgaaagaaaaattttaatagagttttaaattcacttttaattgtttctatttataaatttacGAAGTGTCGAAAACCCGAGAAAAAGCGATAAGTTTTTTGTTCCTAAATATTTGGACCGACACGAGTAAATTCATCAAGCTCTGACTAAGTAATTTCTTTATCAGTGAAACGTACCATTGAAGTTCCTAATTTAAATTATGCTTATACATAATTTgcttatattataaattaagtaAATTATAGAATGAATACGAAGACTGATGACGACGAATATGACGTAAAGAATATGTATAAttctatttttaattaataattctatttttttgATAATCTAATGCTAGTACTTCTTTTTGGCACTGCGAGGTCACAACAATATTGCACACGAAAGGTAACTTGGCCTTTACGCGTTGATAAAACAATAACCTGAGATTGGAAACGTTTTCTCATCTTATATGCCACTCCTCCAAGCTAATTCTTCTGGCTTCTTCCTAAGCCATCTTCTTTGGAGTAAATGCGGTGTTCTGCCTCCATTATAGTGGTCCATTTCCTGTCCTGGTTGACTGTCCTTCTTCGCATGGTCCGGCAAGGGTTTTGCCACGATAACAATCGCCTCATTATCAGCAGAACCAATTCTTTTAGTAACGGAAAATACGGAAATATTCTGAATTCCGTTTCGAATCCTATGTATTAGGAGCTAAATGTATGTGGAGTGGTGGCCAAGCCGAATCTATTATCATTTTCTTACCAACGCTGCTTCTTGGCCATTTAagtaaattgtaaatatttcattgggtaatatttttacatgttccaaacttTTTCTGTAACTCAATTCATTCTGTGTgagtatgcgtgtgctctaaTGATTCGAGCAGTGACGTAGTTGGCTGCTGTGCGGCGCTGCAGGCAGCGTTTGAGCAGACCATATTTGtattctatttatccgatctgattcGAGATCTgatgatttatataaaaaactatctGATAAGTACATTTCGtagggatactccaatttcttcacctatttttctttaactatgtgatatagtggtccAATCCCGGGTTagaagtagctcaaatatcaagtttcatcccaaTAGCTGTTAAGATGACGTAAACGTGATTTGCCTGTGCAACCGACGGATGggcatggctatatcgactcagcttctcattcTTCTGTGCGCTACAGACAtgtgaccaattttataataccatCTGCAAGTGTTTAAAAACCcccgtatatgtatgtgttgcTCAATGTTTCCTATATATAAGGGGGTGTATTCACTTCAATAGGCACATGACTCGGTCACTGTCCAAATAAAGAACTTTTCAGTTTATCTATACTTTTGTCTTCGTGAACGGTTCTGTCGTTATCGAGAATCGATAATAATCCATGAATGTTTGGAAAAAACAGAAATGCATCCTGTCAAGTTTGTTTTCTTAATAATAATTGGACACGTTATTGCAGTAAACAATGGAGAGAATATTGTAAGTGTACATATATGTTACATATATGGacttttgtatgtatgtatatgtgtatgtatgcaaACATTGgagaaatgaagtaagtaagtcgtctcgccgacttgggtataccatacaccaggtgaaacaaatatttaaaatttcgaaaaccaaatgtatgtctactaaattattttaacatgcctcataccatttgctatctcgctcactctacaaacacaaaagcactctagcgccgccactagccaacggccaattctgcccttatggatcgcgtagcaaaatacgttcatacgtatattttgtatgtttctagtccgatttcaatcaaatttggtagtttgatagaaatagataagatttattagtctgccaaatttgatcgcgatggtaaaaaaattgcaagagctaatcggttttttctaaattatggaggcggaggtgggcgtggcaacattttaaaatatatgtattctgcgcgcatactaagccaatatacatactaaatttggtgactttagctttgttagttttcgagaaaatcagttttgtttaatttgcgggggcggaaatggacgtggcaaaatttttaaatagtcaatatctgcgcgtctattaagctaacttacataccaaatttaatgtcggtagctttcatagtttttaagaaaatcagagttatgtaaattccgggggcggaagggggcgtggcaaaaagttggaacaattattttctgcgcgctaactaaacgagtatataaaccaaaattgatgtttctatctgctatactttttaagaaaaacagttttatgtaaattctgggggcggaagggggcgtggcaaatatttgaaacaaactcgataagcgtacatactacacgagactgcataccaaatttggtggctctagctcttatagtctccgagatctaggtgttcatacggacggacggacggacggacagacggacggacggatggac is a window encoding:
- the LOC6650458 gene encoding organic cation transporter-like protein; this encodes MDFDEILAKCGDNHRDQYLLLALYGYITFVTSRHYYSQSMIGFIPDHWCYHEHLENRTFDEIKAIYSQFENPSCTRLDAIDLVSGNVTISDKKCDRWIYDYDFDFVSINAEFNWVCDAALKGRVGQSLFFVGSMFGTFFFGLLGDRIGRIKTLILANWCGFLGDFATIFAQDLTTYSASRFVSGLASEANLYLMFLLVLEYISPLLRDTGLNTVLGIFYCLGMISASWQARFVGDWRSYMMWTAFPSLLVTILYVLIQESAQWLITRNDIDGAIVRLQRVAEFNRRQVSEEDFDNFRKHCSLTSGDTESKEVVHKQAGLFDALKTPRLRKTAIEVIIIYMIVTLCYNTIARNVEGVGISPFIMFTLNALTLPPSGLVQAQLQKRFGRKFTLVSSMVVLKIFAVVYGTVLSIWKQPNIILLVCLLLTSRFGISVATGATMQFSTELIPTCVRSQVLAVATIAGAAASFLSPYIQYLDTYIQAGPAIILFVLFIVCTWLGLRLPETSNKKLPISLADGEQFGAGEKMFDFLRRRRSKKADKVDENVETQEKLMPE